In Haliaeetus albicilla chromosome 26, bHalAlb1.1, whole genome shotgun sequence, the sequence CTCGCTTCCCTTCCCACTCTCCATGGATCTGTTTAGCCTGTGATGCCCTTGCGTTCTGCCCAAGGCTGCTGTGCTTTTGGCTGGTGGGCTGGAGGTGCTGCCTGATCCAGGTGCAGGCAGCAATCTCTGCCTGCTAGGGAcagccttccctgcctgccagggaTAGTGGGCTCCCCCACTATCCCAGTGGCCCAGTGGGAGCCCCAGTGGGCTCCCTGCGTGGGGCTCCCACATCCCATTTCAGCCCCTCGCAGGCTCAGAAGTGGCAATTCCTGCCTGGGCAACATTTCTGGGGAGGTAAAGAGGGTGTGGAGAGAAAAACGTGGGGCTGCAGCCTACAGCACTGTGTGAAACGACCAGGGGTGCTCGTTATGCTGATGATGGAGAGGGGAATTCCCCCACGTCTCCCCAGCATCACTGCCCTGCACCAGCGTGGCAGCACCACCTGTGTGGTCCCAGCCTTGTCCCAGGGTCTTTCCCCACCAGGAAAGAGTGACCGAGAGAGGTACAAGGGTGGAAGGTGCTTGTGGGCAGGATGGGGTGCAGGGAAAATCTGGCATGGgcaggagtgcaggctggcATGGGGACACAGGCTGGGGGTGTCTCTGGTTAAGGGGTACCCCCACACCATGGGATTGCACCAGTGTGAGGCCAGGAGTGGTGACAGGCTGTGAGAGGGACACCCTAAATCCAGCACTAGGGTCCCTGAGCCAAGTGAGGGTGAGCTACAAAGCTGCGTCTCTGCAGGGTGTCAGATCCAGGCCCGTTACAGATAAGGTGGGGGCCCCGGCGACAATTCCACAGGCCACTCTCGAAAatacaccccccaaaaaagccctTTGGACTGCACACGGAGGGCTGCAGGTAGGATTTATAACAGCAGTCCCAATTCCAGAGATGCTTTCACAAAACTGGGCATCCCCCCTGCACCATCCACTGCTGGGGCCAGGCTCGGAGAAAGGCTGAGGCATTGCTGCCCTCGGGCGGCAGCCGGCGGGACGACACAGCGGGCCGGGgccaggctggctgcagggGCGCAGGCTCCCCAAAACCCTCTGGCTCCCTCCACCTCACGGCTCAGGTACTCCCATCGTCTCTGTCCAGTGCGGAGagcaaggagggaggggaagggggatcCGGCTTGTCCGTCTGGTGGCAAACGTGCCCCCACCTTACCCTTTTcgtgacaaaaaaaaccaaaacgcAGAGAGGTCAGGGATCTGCCTGAAGCCAGCCACGAGCAGGATGGGCAGGGGGAGGTTTGACCCACCAGGCAGCCCAGGAGGTGGGGATGGCCTCATTCTGCTTCGTCGCTGGAGTCCATATCCTCGCCCTCCTCCAGGTGTGTGATCCCTGCAGCGGAGCGCGCCATGGTCCTCATCCAGCGCTGCTTCAGCTCCTCGGTGTCAGCCACAAAGGTGTAGACCTGCCGGGACTGCACCAGCTGGAAGAGGTGGCGGGAGTCGCCCTGCGGCAGGTCCTTCACCTGGTAGCCCAGCAGCGGGATGGAGGTGTGGGCTCGGACGTCCTGTCAAGAGTTGAGAGAGCGGTGGAAGGCAGGGGATGGGCGCACCGGGATGTCCCTTGCAGATGGAGCCAAGCCCGGCCTTACCTGGGGTGCCGCGTAGATGTACAGCACAAGGGGATCATCCTGCGGGATCACAAACCAGCCCCGTGTGCCCCCCTTGCCGTTCTTgtccagcagctgcagggaacTGCACAACAAACTCTTGCCCGATACCTCTGCCGCTCCTTTCTGCCAAAAAAGACCCTGAACAAATCCCTAAACGCTCAAGGTGGGAGGCAGAAAGGGCACTGAGCTAAGGTCATTTTCTGGGGAattccctgcctgctccacaAACCCCCCCAAATCAGGGCAGGCAAGGGGCAGTCCCGGCTGTGAGGGTCCTGCTGAGATCCCATGGTGGAAGGAAACCCGGATGCCTGGTCCCAAGGCTCAGAGCACGAGGGAGTGACCTTAGCACATCCACCAGCCTCGCAATTAGCAGCCACCCTCTGACTGCTGCAGGTACAACTCCCATCCCTTCTGCTGCAGGCACATGGCTGGGCTGTGACAGTCAGTCTGGGGACCAGGGTGAGTGGCAGAGCTCAGAGGAAGAGGGACAGAGGAGCAAGGCATGGGGAGGAcaggcagagaggggcagagctCACCTCCAGGATGCCTTTGTGCTTCCCCTCCCGGTCCTCAAGCACCAAGTGGCCTGTCAGGAAGACGTAACATTCCTGGCACACACGGTTCAGGCGGTTCCCGTCATACTGTAGCTCAGCCTTGTAGTCAGAGCAGCGAGCACACACCACCTACAACCACCAGGCAGGGACACTGGTGAgactggggcagggctgggggatcCCAGGGGCAACTGCAAGAGGAGCTgaggggcaggagcagccctgagCCCAGGGAAAGGGGTAGAAGGTGTAGGAGAGGTGCGCTCCTGCCCCAGCGGCCACCTGAGCAGGccagaagggagggaagagaggggggACAGGGCAACTCACATATCCACAAGCTCGACAATGGTGTCTCCGGCGCATGATAGCATTGAAGGGCTCCTTGCAGCGCATGCACATGGTCACCAGGTTGTCCCGTACCCACTGTGGAGCTCGGCGGCCCAGCTCCTCTGTCTGGGGGTGTGAGACTGCattgctggggctggctggccATGGTCTGGGTGGTCTCAGCCCCTCTGCTCTCacaccttcccctcctcagccctTCTCCCCATCCATAGCCTCCCCCCAGCTCTGTTTAGCTAGGGAAACTGAAGCACAGCAAGGTGGGCTCTCCTGAGCTGCTACTCAGGGGGGTGCTGGAGGCAGGCAAGGCATGGAGAGGGCAGGAGGGTTACCTTCAATGCAGGGGTGCCTGTCTCCAGCCCATGTGCTGCTGTCTTAAAGGTCTCactcctcttctccttcctgtcAATGGCATCTTGGAAGGCCTagaggggaaggcagggctggaggggcagtcggggggggctgcccctgACACAGGGCATCCATCTGGGGGGAGTGAGATGTGCCACCTCTCCCAGCACTGTGGTACCTTGATCCAGGCATTCATTTCCTCCCCAGACCTGGGTACAAAAAGGGAGATGGATAAGCCACTGTCCCTCCTCCCCGAGGGTCTGCAGGACTGTCACCCTTCCCCTTACCTGGCTTGCAGTTCCAGCGTCCGCTGCTTTCCCGAGACCAGGAACGTGTGAGGGAACTGCGTGTCGTTCAGCTCCCGCACCTGAGAAAGACCGAAGAAAGGATGTGGAGCAGCTGAACCTACCTGCAGCACACAGGGACCCTCCTCCATGATGTGGGGGACAGGGACTTCCCTCAGGCACAAGGCCTTCAGCCCCTCAAATCCTATGTGCACAAGATGACACTGCTATTTCACAGGATCAGAGCATATCAACCAGTCCTCCCCACCCCTGGCTCCAGctcctccctcctttctgaGGAAGAAGCAGCCACACTACACCCCAAAGCGGGGTGCACTTTGGAGGAACCAGGGTCTGGGAGAAGCACAAAGACAAGGTGCCTGTCTGACCTTCATGCTGTCCACGTTGATGCGGAGGTGGACCTGGAACTCAGCACCCACGTGGATGACCTTGGGTACGCAGTACAGCAGCATGTTGTTGAACTGCGCAGAGGGGGAAGAGGGCTGGTTGGTGCCCAGCACCTGCATGCTCAGAGCTGGGGGCTTCCCTGGGATCAAGGGTCCTTCACCcccctggggctgagctggtCCTTGGGAAGAATCCACCCTAAAAAGTGACTGCTTCTGccccagccctctcccaccCTACAAAGGCAAAGTGCTCTAGGAACATGGAATTTCCCAAGGGATGCCGTGCCCAGGGGATCAGCAGGTTCCCAACCACGTCCTATACAGGGTGCCCCACACCAGGCAGGTCAAACCCCCCAGCTCTGAATTCATCACCTCTGTGTAGAGATGAACCAGCAACACCCcagccaggctgtgctgccCCTCTCCCCACTCCCATCTTATCTGCTCCCTGGCCCTTCCCCTAGGCATCCCAGCTCCCACCAGGAACAGGTACTTCTCCGATGTGCTGTTGTTGCGGGTGGAGATTTTTTGGATCGGCCCCTCCTTGATCAGCTCATTGGAGGGGTCCACAATGTCATCCTCGAGGCCCAGCCGCTGATAGACCACCCAGAGGTTCTGCAGCCGTTCCTAGGGGAGGCAGAGGGACCTGTTTCTGTGGGGAGCTGAGCAGCCACAACCTTGTCTCCCCTGGGTCCCCTTCAACCCCAGCTCCCAGACCAGCTGCTGAGTACTGGGAGAGGTGGCACAGTTCTCTCACCCCAGACTGATCTCCGAGAGCAGCTTGCAGCCTTGAACAGCCGGTCACATCACGGCTGTTGTAGACATGACTTCCCCAGATTCAGGGTGACAGGGTTAGGCATCAAGAGCAGGGTCTAACCTCCTCTACTGAACCCACAGCGCTCCTGTCCCGttcagggcagggctgtgctccACTGAGTTGCAAAGCATGAGGCCATGAGGAAATCTGGCAAATCACCATGCAGTGAGCCGCAAAGCACTGCCAGCTGGGACAGGCACTCACCATCTCGGCAATAGCTGCGTTTGAGTGCTTAGCCACCATAAAAATCATCTCCAGTGCCTCTGCAACgagaagagaaagggaggaggatAAACACTCGCTAGGGAGCTGTGAGAGAAAACTCCTGGGTCTCTCCCTCACGGGCGGGAGACACGCGtgtggcagctgctgccctccccTGGACACAACCTGAATGGCCCTGAAACACTGCACCAGCGTCTGGGTCCGGCCAGACTGTGCGGGGTAGCGTGCTCGGGTCCTGGGGGGATGGATAGCCGACTCGTTTATCACTCCATCCCAGCAGGACTGGGAATTGCTGTCATCCGTAGGGGTCTGATAGCTCGCCCAACCACTGCAGGTCTCCCTGGGGGATGCTCGGGAGGGATCATCTTTATCCTGAAACACCACCCACCTTCCCCACTGACCTCCATAGACCCTAAAAGGGCAGATTAATCCCTCTCCCTGCTAGAAAAGGGTTAGACAGAGAAGTTTATCTAAGGGCATAGGGCAGCTGGTGAGAGAATCCGGGTATCCTGATGCCTGTGTACATCAGGGGTTGTTATTTCCCCTACAAACCCACCCTGTCACTCCCCACAGCGGGGAAAGCCGGATGGAAGCCCTTACTCTCTGCATCGTCCCGGTCTGGGGACTCAGGGGGTAGTTTTCGGACATAATCTTTCAGGAGGAGTTCGTAGCGCGGGATCCTCTGCACAGGTTCCAGCATGTGGTGCTGCAGCGTTAGATTAGCACAGGCTTTCTTCTTCTGGGGAGAGACAACACACATGGAGAAACAGTGACcaaggcagctcctgccctctGCTGCTTCCCCCTTGCAGAGAGACTTTGGGGAGCACTGCTGTGGTCCCCCACTGTGCCATGGCCCATTACCTGGATGTCAGCAATGAGATCCTGGAAGGGTGGTGATTTCTCCGACCAGACAGTGATAAGCTCCACAGCCTTGTCGAAGTTCTTCACGTATTCACCATACATCTTGAGGAATGGTGCAAGCTTCTGGATCACATCCCCGATCCGTGGgttgcagctcctgcaggaaggAACCACAGACCAGCAGCTTCCTCAGTccagcggggcaggcagcgAGTGAGAGATGAAGCGAAGGGGCGGCTTGTGCATGGTGGAGGATAGAGGTTTTTACTGCTGCGACCTGCTACGTCCCCATACAACTTCTTGCTCTCCAGAATGGGAATGTCTCCAGCCTGCAGCCATCCTGGGCTATTCATGCCTGGGCACACCCCTAAACCACCTGAGATGTCACCCCCCTTTTCCAAAGTACCCTGGTCTGGGCTGGAGTGTTTTAAGGAAGTGCTTTCCAGCACAAAGACATTTGGAGCAAAATAGGCTGAGCTCTGGTGCTGGTGGAAGACCAAATTCATCACTGCTCCCCCATTGTGGCAAAGCAACCCAGGTGCCTAGCCCACCCTTCTGGCAGCTCACCAATCCTCCATGCGCTTCTGCAGCTCTGGCAGGAAGAACTTGGCGTGGAACTGGTAGATGGAGGAGATGTTGGAGAAGATCATTTTCACCACCTCCTCTGGGACCGTCTTCCCATTTTTGGCTTCTTTCATCAGCTCTGTATAGAATAcctggaagaaagaaggggTGAATAAAAAGGGTCAGGAGGAGGCTTGAGGATCCCATTCCTTCTCTAAGACTGGCACATCGTGCAGTGAAAATGCCTGACTCTGTGCAGAAGGGAAATCCCAGGCCCCAAGAGAGAAGCAGGGGGGATGGTAGGCTTTGCTGGGATAAAGGTGCTCCCTGGAGGTGTGGGGTGTAGGAAAGGCAAAGGCCAGACCCATTCTCTGGCCATGAAGACCAGCAACCCGGCGTGGCTCTCATCTATACAGCTTCATTCTCTCCAAAATCTCTAGTAAACAGTTCCTGGCTTGTGCATACCCTGAACTGAGCCTGGGCACTGCCACAGGGTCCAAGCCCTGCCGAGGAGCACATGAAAATCGGTGAGTGTGGGGCTGCACCAAGGTCCTGCCTGCTTTGTCAGCGTGAAGTGGCGTGAAGTAGCCAAGCTATGCTGGTGGGGGCAGACGGCAGCAGGGCTATTGCTTCCCAGACTTGTGTGGGcctctctgctctccagctCACCTGGTCAAGAAGGTGGAGGCGGTTGACATAAGCCTGCTCtgtctccagcagctccagagcGATTTTCTTCTCCGCTGGTTCCTGCATGGGCAGAAGGGCTCAATCTCGTGGGCAGAGATGCGACCCCCCACTGGCCTGAGGGGATTCAGCTCTGTTCCCCAGTGTTCACAGACCACGGCCCAGCATCAAACTGGACCTCAGTCATCTGAGGGCAAGGGAAGGACCTCTACAAAGCATGCGGTGAAAACAAGGGTGAAAACAAAGCTGTCGGGAAGCCTGGCTCATGTCTTCCTGGGTCACACCTTTCTATGTGCCTCCTGGAGCAATACACGGCTAGTGATGCCGAGGAGTGGTGCAGGGTGGGGTGGGTTAACCCCATGGTCTACAGTTGCATCTTGGAATTGAATGCAGTCCTGCAGAAATGTGCCTGCAGTCAGCAAagggcagcacagccctggggatgcCCTGGGACGGACACGGCTGGGCCCACCTGTGCATTTGATGCCCACGGCGTAGTTATATCAGAGCTGGAACAGACAAACTCTGCTTGGATCTACCTGATTATGGGGAATTTGTGCCCAAAGCACCAGGGAAGGGGCCACTTTGCTGTCAACCTACGCACCAGCCCTTGCATGGCAATGACTTGCTCAGGGCCAGCAGAGACCTCAGCTCTGGTCCAGCCCATGCAACTACCTGCCTGAGCATGGGCACATGCCGGTCTCGCCTGAGCCACCTCCAGAGCTTACCTTGCTGCCAAGCTCGAGGCCTgggtcctgctgcctcctccagtTGTCCTCCCTGATCTTGTGTCGGAAAGAACGGAGGCATTTGAAGCTCAGCCCCCGCTgaccctgctgctcctcctcctcctccttgtcctcttcctctgcttggTGCCTGGCAGCCATCTGGGAGAGGCTCTGGCCCCGGCTGGTGGGGGACACTGGAAGCTGttggggctggctggctgcaggagTAGTCTGGCCGTACAGAGGCTGCTTGTCCCTCCACGGAAATTTGCTGGCCCTGCCATGGAGGAGTCAGAGTGATCAGCTCACCCATtcccccagcacagcacagcccacTCAGGCCCAGGTTAAAGCCACCATCCTCGAGTGAAGGCGATAAGACAGAGCAGCACCCCAGCGCTGATGCTCCTTTGCTCCGCTACAACCCTGCTGATACAAACCAGGGTCTGAAAGCCCATACATCCTCCAAGGGGGCCAGGATCCAGCCCTTCTTCTCTCAGTGCATCCTGCCGATGTGGTCAGTCTCCATCCTGCTCTAGAAAAGCGTGACTGCTGTTTATCCCACCCACAGCCATTTATTTCCTGAAGTATAGCTCTGCTCTTTGCGGTGCTGGCACAGCTCTGGCTTTCTGCCTGTGGCCACCAGGGAGCCAAAGCGGGAAGTCAGCAGCCTTGGGCACGAGGCTTTAAAAGCCAAATAGTCAAGAGGTGTCAGCCAAGAGGAGAGCTTGTGTAGGTGGTTTTGCAGAGGGGTAGTTTTCTGgtggttttctctcttcccttttctggCAGAGACAAGGAAAACAGGTCCAGAGCAGCCATGGGGGAGAAACCTCACAGAGCACAGGCCTTTAAGATGACAACAGTGAGTTGTCTGTCATACAACAGCTGGTTTGTGTAGTAAATCGCTCAGGGCAGAAACTGGAAAGACATCCACTCGTGGCCTGCAGACAggagtgggatgaggaggaggggaaaaccAGGATGAAACTGGACATAAAACTGCACAGTTAAGGATAGGAGATGACTTGAGGGGCAGACACTCATCTGAAGAGGATGATGGGTCCATCCCCATGCTGATGAGCATGTGTCTGTGAGCTCGGGAGTCCATTCGCAGCCATGCATGCATCTGCCTGGTCCATGGGGGCTGGCATAACCCTTCATGTGACAGAGAGGCTTTATCTGTCCCTTCTGGTGCCTCCCAGACCTGTGCCAGCCTAAACCCACTGCTGAGATCCGACAGGGAACTTCTCTCTTTCTATTTGCACTGACTTGGGCTAAACTGTTTTCTGTTCCAGAAAACTCATTTCCAGGTTCCCCAGCTTCCTCCAAAAGTCATAAGTTACTTTTATTTCCTCTAAATCAAACTCACGCTTCACAATAAATGACAAACACACTGCAGCAGTGAAATGGAGGCAGATCAAATGCTGCAAATGGTTCCAATGCAACAACATCACAGGCCAAATTTTGACTGTGGCACCATGGGGACAACCACACTGCTCTGGAGCCATCCAGAGCACAAAGCCCGGAGCAAAGCACGCAGTGGAGATGCAGGCGAAGCTCCCAGAGCAGAAGGAAATCTCGTGCCTGACCATCTTTAGGAAGtgctgcaaaactcatctgccCAACCACCCAGCCTCATTAAGGCTCACTGAGAGCACCCCACTGATACAAGGGAAGGCAAGATTCAGTATCCCGATTCAACAGATAGGGAATCTGAGGCACAGACACAACGATGACTCACCCCAAACCTCGGAATTACTTCTACACTGGGGGCAAGGCAGATCCCCTTGCTCTGACCCTGGCACATGCTGTCTGAGGGTGCTAGCTCACACTCCAAGTGAAGGCACTGGTTTATGGGGCTGCTATGCAGCCCAGAAAGAACTTGCTCTCTCCCTTAACatgatattttctcttccctttcctagGAGCCACATCACTGCAAATAACTGGATAGTCTGAGGCTGGTGTCTGAGGCTCAGATCCTTCCAGAGGCTCAAGCAGTTAATTCCCAGCAATGACCCCTGCCTACATAATTGCAAACCAAAAtcctttttcccagcagcaggggaaaaaacattcaTCAGCCAGGCTGACTGCAAAGGTGCTGAGTGCGGAGGGAACAAGCATGCCACAACCTAACCCTGGGCCAGGGACAGAAACCTCCAGCAAAGTCAGTCACATCCCACTGAGGTTTTCAGACTTCTGTCCATGACCCGCAGCAGGAGGAAGACACTGGGGCAGATCCGAGTGCTAAAGAATAGCAGATCACCTAATCAGCTTCTCCACAGTCTCCAAACCACCTCCATGGTGGGTTTCCTCCCTTCAAAACCCACACCACGTGGAGCCCCAATGCACCCGCAGTGCCCAGGAGCCTCCCTCCTTACCATTGCTCTTCGAACACAGCCACCAGGTTCAACACACTCCGTTGATTATCAGCCTCTCCCTCCATGGCACTGGCTGCACCGGCTGGGAGCAGGTCCAGGGTGTAAAGGagctgcaggggcagctgctgatggctgctgctcccttcttctctccccctctctgctTTGAAGTGTTTCTGGGACCCAGGATGTTGTTTGGGGATGAGGATTTGCACAATACAAAGACCATCTGCTGTCCTTTCTGTGGTAGCAGAGCTTGACTCTGGGTTGGcctcagaaggaaaaggaaagaggaagcgAGTCTGGTTGCAAGTAGGagaaacactgagaaaacaCTGGGAATTTGTTCAGTTTGGGGGGGACCTTGCCCTGTGCCCCAAACTAGCGGCATAACCaagcccagagcagcagcagggccagtGCAAGGGTACAAGCTGGGCAGGAGGCCTGACCTGCTCAATGGGGTGTGCTGTGTCCCACCATGCATTGGAGCCCGATGTGCCCCTCACGGGCTGTGTGTGAGCCTGAAACAATCCTGCTGCTACTAGGGGCCATGAAtaggcaggaggggacctgcTGTGAGGGATGGGAACGGGTGAAAGGCTTGCTAGCACTGCAGGCTCCCCTCGTGTGTGTCCAGCTGGAGCCAACCCTCTGAGGAGAGCCCAGGGGAAAACAAAGCGCAAGGCACGACCCCACCACGCCACATCTCCCCCTGTGCCCCACGGCCTCGCTGactcccccccttccctgtcACGGCCCTCGGCGGCTGCCCTGCCATGGCCGCCCCGTCCCCTCCCTCACACCGTGGCTCTATCCCCCCTCCCGCCCTTCACTCAatggtgtccccccccccccaagtccttcACACAATGGTTCCGCCCACCCCGCCCGGCGCGGTGACGCAGCGACGCCTTGGGGGCGGGGCGGCGCAGGCGcagcggtggcggcggcggggggccatggcggcggcggcggcgacgccGCTGCCCCCGGCGGCGCGGGCGCCCCCTGGCGTTGTGGCGGGGCGGGCGgtggaggcggcggcggcggctccgggggcggcggcggacCCGGGGCAGGCGGCCCGGGTCGAGGGCGCCGAGGGGCTGTTCGTGGTGCTGGGAGCCGGGCTGGCCGCCGCCAGCCACCCGCTGCTTTACGTCAAGCTGCTCGTCCAGGTCCGGGGCTACCGGGGGTGATCGTGGGGGTGGGagggcggggctgggggggggacacggggagccCATGTATAACGGGGGATCGGGACCCCGATATAATGAAGGGAGGGGGACCCCTGCGTAGTGCCCCTGTGGAGACCTCTGTGCGCTGGGGACCACTATAAATACAGCCCCTCCTCCCTTATAACGGGACACAGTGGGGGCACCTGTGTAACGGGGGGGCACCCCGATATAAGGAGGCAGCGAGGACCCCCATGCGATGGGAACCCCTGTATATAACAGGGGGTGAGGTCACCCTGTATAACGGGGGTCCCTATATAACTGGGAGGATGAGGGCAGCTATCAAATGGGGAcccctgcagagcagggaatAGGAAACCCTGTATAATGGAGGGATGAGGACCCCTCTGCAGTGGGGGGTCCTTTATAGCAGGGGCATCGGGACCCCCTCCTATGACAAGGAATGGGGATACCCTGTAGAGTGGGAGCACCTATAAAATGGGAGGGATGAGGATACCCTCTGCAATGGGGACTCCTGTATAAGGAGGGATGGGAAACCCCTATAGAACAGGTATCCCGAGAACCCCTCTGTAAGAGGGACCCCCATAAAATGGGAGGGTTGAGGACCCCCTGTACCCTAGGGACCCCGTATGATGGGGGAGGGACTGCCCATGTCATGGCACCCCCATGTATCTGAGGGTGACAGGGGGGGACATGGCCCTTTGGCAGCTCCCGGGACACCGAGATCGGGGCCACGTGGCCTGGGGTCTTTGGGAATGCCGGGACAGGGGCAGGGACCTGCTCACGGGGTTTCTCTTGCAGGTCGGGCACGAGCCACTACCTCCAACCGTTGGAAGAAATGTGCTGGGAAGGAAAGTCCTGTACCTGCCCGGCTTCTTCACCTATGGTAAGCAGATGTCCCTCCCTACCAGAGCAAGGTCCTGCCGAAAaatggggctgggagctgccggGTAGACCAAGCCGACCTCCAGCAGCACTCCCACATCCTCTTGGGATCATCCCAAGGCTGCAGTGAGACCTAAACCACTACAACTAGTTGTGAGGCCGTCAGATTTACCTTGGGGACAAGGAGGTGGTGGCCCCAGTGTTGGTGCTGTGTCCCCTTTCCGTGGCACGCTGCTCTGGGTTTGCATCATAGTGGAGGGGGCAGTTGGGGTTTAGGTAGCGTAAGTTTGTTGGTGGAGGGTTTTGTGTCCGTTAGAGATAGCAAAGCGCCTTTCTTCGCTACAAAACAGCCCTGCAATAACTTGGCCCCTTGCCCTGCTCATTTGTGTTCTAGATGGAGCCCTAAAGGGACAGAAATACCaagaaaagggaaggcagtatgtttagaaagaaaaaaaaaagtactatttttctctctttgtggGTGGAGCAGCACGGGAGAGGTGGGTGAATACTCTGTGACCTTGGGGGTTGCTTTCACAGGGGGtttgctgtggggaaggggcGTGCACAGTCCTGAAAGCCAAGTTGGGCCGATCCCAAAATCAGACAGCAGTACCCATAGGGTTGGGGGGGACCCAGCCCAGGAGCAGTATGAAAGCACGGCAAACGCATCCTGGGACATGCAGGGCTGGAAACACTCAGGTGCTGCCCTTTGGAAGATGcattttccaaatatatttgCAGTGTTGGGTGATGGAGATGTGCAGAGCCTTCCTGGCTTCACTTGGGACAGCAGAGGATGGGGGTCAGGAGCAGTCGGTACTCACAAGCACATAGTGGGTTGTATTGCACCATGTTGTGTCAGGGAGAACTTGGatctgttggctttttttttgcctggagACCTGAGGAAGTTTGACTGGGAGAAGGTGGTGGGGCAGGAACTGAACCTGGGTTTGCGAGATCCGTATTGACCCTGAGTCCCTCCCCAGGGCGGAGGGAGGAGGTGACACCACACACCACATGAGATGATCCCTCCCTACCCTGGTTCAGTCCAAACTGCCTTGTAGCCCTTTCAGGTGAGCAAAACAATCAAAAGACAAGAAGTAGCCCAGAATACTGGAGCTATCCTTCCAGATTAGACATGACAGAGAATACTTAAGGATTCTTTGCATCCTCTATGAAGTTTATTTAGGACTGTTATAATAAATCACTTACAGTGGGACAGCAGAGCAACTGCTGTGCTGCGCTGAGCTCCAGCGTGGTTTCAGCTGAACACCAGAGGTGTTTGGGGTGCTTTCCATGAGTTGGCCAGTTCCCGACTGACGGCAGCCTGGTGTTTTCTTACCCAGCCAGACACATTGTGGAAGTGGATGGGAAAAGAGGCCTCTTCCGCGGTCTTACTCCTCGCCTCATCTCAAGCACTTTATCAACCATCACCAGGGGGAGCGTGAAGAAGGTAAAGGTCAGCTTCTCTCTCCATAAATCAGCTTGCTGGG encodes:
- the FGD2 gene encoding FYVE, RhoGEF and PH domain-containing protein 2 — translated: MEGEADNQRSVLNLVAVFEEQWASKFPWRDKQPLYGQTTPAASQPQQLPVSPTSRGQSLSQMAARHQAEEEDKEEEEEQQGQRGLSFKCLRSFRHKIREDNWRRQQDPGLELGSKEPAEKKIALELLETEQAYVNRLHLLDQVFYTELMKEAKNGKTVPEEVVKMIFSNISSIYQFHAKFFLPELQKRMEDWSCNPRIGDVIQKLAPFLKMYGEYVKNFDKAVELITVWSEKSPPFQDLIADIQKKKACANLTLQHHMLEPVQRIPRYELLLKDYVRKLPPESPDRDDAEKALEMIFMVAKHSNAAIAEMERLQNLWVVYQRLGLEDDIVDPSNELIKEGPIQKISTRNNSTSEKYLFLFNNMLLYCVPKVIHVGAEFQVHLRINVDSMKVRELNDTQFPHTFLVSGKQRTLELQARSGEEMNAWIKAFQDAIDRKEKRSETFKTAAHGLETGTPALKTEELGRRAPQWVRDNLVTMCMRCKEPFNAIMRRRHHCRACGYVVCARCSDYKAELQYDGNRLNRVCQECYVFLTGHLVLEDREGKHKGILEKGAAEVSGKSLLCSSLQLLDKNGKGGTRGWFVIPQDDPLVLYIYAAPQDVRAHTSIPLLGYQVKDLPQGDSRHLFQLVQSRQVYTFVADTEELKQRWMRTMARSAAGITHLEEGEDMDSSDEAE